A genomic region of Miscanthus floridulus cultivar M001 chromosome 3, ASM1932011v1, whole genome shotgun sequence contains the following coding sequences:
- the LOC136545596 gene encoding uncharacterized protein, which produces MAATALEGVSVTHRTLDVNGIKIHVAEAGSGSAGGTAVLFLHGFLELWHSWHHQLRSLSARGYRCLAPDLRGYGDSTAPPSPSSYTAFDLVGDVVALLDAFALPRVYVVGQGWGALLAWHLATFRPDRVRALVNMSVAFMPRNPVVRPLELFRRLYGEGYYLLRLQEPGAMEAEFARMDTRFIFRKLLTTRDTGAISLSPEWWGPQDQDIPLPPWLTEEYVERLAAKFDETGFAGAMNFYRCLDLNWELTAPWTGAKVTVPTKYIAGEDAMSYNYTGVQEYIHKGGLKGDVPGLEEVAVIAGAAHYIHLEKPEEVTEHIYEFIKKF; this is translated from the exons ATGGCCGCGACGGCGTTGGAGGGTGTCAGCGTGACCCACCGGACGCTGGACGTGAACGGCATCAAGATCCACGTCGCCGAGGCCGGCTCCGGCTCGGCGGGCGGCACGGCGGTGCTGTTCCTGcacggcttcctcgagctctggCACTCGTGGCACCACCAGCTGCGGTCCCTCTCGGCGCGGGGCTACCGCTGCCTAGCCCCCGACCTCCGGGGCTACGGCGACTCCACGGCGCCGCCGTCCCCTTCCTCCTACACGGCCTTCGACCTCGTGGGCGACGTGGTGGCCCTCCTCGACGCGTTCGCCCTGCCGCGGGTGTACGTCGTCGGCCAGGGCTGGGGCGCGCTCCTGGCGTGGCACCTCGCCACGTTCCGCCCGGACCGGGTGCGCGCGCTCGTCAACATGAGCGTCGCCTTCATGCCGCGCAACCCGGTCGTGCGCCCGCTCGAGCTGTTCCGCCGGCTCTACGGCGAAGGCTACTACCTGCTCCGGCTGCAGGAGCCCGGCGCCATGGAGGCCGAGTTCGCGCGGATGGACACCCGGTTCATCTTCAGGAAGCTGCTCACCACCCGCGACACCGGCGCCATCTCGCTGTCGCCCGAGTGGTGGGGCCCGCAGGACCAGGACATCCCGCTGCCGCCGTGGCTCACGGAGGAGTACGTCGAACGGCTCGCCGCCAAGTTCGACGAGACCGGGTTCGCCGGCGCCATGAACTTCTACCGCTGCCTCGACCT GAACTGGGAGCTGACGGCGCCATGGACAGGGGCGAAGGTGACCGTGCCGACCAAGTATATCGCCGGCGAGGACGCCATGTCGTACAACTACACGGGGGTGCAGGAGTACATACACAAGGGCGGGCTCAAGGGCGACGTGCCGGGGCTGGAGGAGGTGGCCGTGATCGCAGGCGCCGCGCACTACATCCACCTCGAGAAGCCggaggaggtcaccgagcacatcTACGAATTCATCAAAAAGTTCTGA